TACAATCCTGCAAACCATTCATAACCTTGGTCTTCCCAATATCCCTTAAAAAGCGATAATTGACTAACCAGTGTAACTTGTGTCACCCACTTACTTTGCTTGTATCCAAGTTTCACTGGAGAAGCCAAACGTAAAGGTGCGCCATTCTCCACTGGTAATGTTTCACCATTCTTTTGATAAGCTAACAATGTTTGGGGATGTGAGGCTGAAGCAATATCCCAACTTGAATAGTAGCCATCGGCTGATTTAAAGTAAACATAGCGAACATTTGACTGAGGTTGGGCAAGAGCAATAATCTCTTGCAAACGCACACCCGCCCATTGTACGATCGCAGCCCAACCTTCTACACAAACATGGCGAATAATCATAGATGTTAAAGGTAAAGCTTGAATGTCAGCCATGCTAAGATTGAGGGGATTGTTTACCTCACCATCAACAATTAAACGGTATTTTGTCCGATCAATAATTGGATTATACCTAAAGCTATTTACTAACAATCCTTCTGGTTGAATTTCGCTAGGA
This genomic interval from Scytonema hofmannii PCC 7110 contains the following:
- a CDS encoding molybdopterin-dependent oxidoreductase, which codes for MNIIRVNRPQLTRRQFLNISGISSIGFLLSGCGTPLFEDVVGKLSEPLNQKVEALLLNPQKPIPEFAPSEIQPEGLLVNSFRYNPIIDRTKYRLIVDGEVNNPLNLSMADIQALPLTSMIIRHVCVEGWAAIVQWAGVRLQEIIALAQPQSNVRYVYFKSADGYYSSWDIASASHPQTLLAYQKNGETLPVENGAPLRLASPVKLGYKQSKWVTQVTLVSQLSLFKGYWEDQGYEWFAGL